One window of the Candidozyma auris chromosome 6, complete sequence genome contains the following:
- the ERG12 gene encoding mevalonate kinase, with protein MTSPFYVSAPGKVILFGEHSTVYGKPAIAAALGLRAYLLVVPNEDPNQICLEFPDISLKHSWNRQDIPWGSLQQFIDRHEGKPVATDELIPEILDNLSDLLDMEDQRTYITCRCFMYLYSNLCSPDTPGCHFVIRSTLPIGAGLGSSASVSVSISTALAILGKHIEYPTIAIDTKHHGKGTPDSNFIDAWSLMGEKCFHGNPSGIDNAVATHGGAVMYQRFGGPGNVAVRTNLRNFTGLDLLLTNTKIPRSTADLVGGVAALTSKYNKAAENILSAMGEVAMDAYDAMLQPTVNTNVLSELFNINHGLLVALGVSHPALETIKAIGDSHKIGATKLTGAGGGGCAITLLSPDVESSTLDRVKKEYEARGFETFQAQLGGKGVGVLQFENNSEPEMFSAVNFMSQETREHIEEAIGASKVAGWRFW; from the coding sequence ATGACCTCACCATTCTACGTTTCCGCTCCTGGAAAAGTCATTCTCTTTGGTGAACATTCTACGGTTTATGGCAAACCTGCCATTGCAGCCGCTCTTGGTCTTAGGGCATACCTCCTTGTGGTCCCCAATGAAGACCCCAACCAGATCTGCTTGGAATTTCCTGATATTTCCCTCAAACACCTGTGGAACAGGCAGGATATACCGTGGGGATCTCTTCAACAGTTCATTGATAGGCATGAGGGAAAACCTGTTGCCACGGATGAGCTAATTCCAGAAATTCTAGATAACTTGTCCGATTTGTTGGACATGGAGGACCAGCGCACATATATCACTTGCAGATGCTTCATGTACTTATATTCCAACTTGTGTTCTCCAGATACACCAGGCTGTCATTTTGTCATTCGCTCGACATTGCCCATCGGCGCTGGCTTGGGTTCCTCAGCATCTGTTTCGGTTTCGATCTCTACAGCACTCGCTATCTTGGGCAAACACATTGAATACCCTACTATTGCCATCGATACCAAACACCACGGCAAGGGAACTCCTGACTCCAACTTCATTGATGCATGGTCACTCATGGGAGAGAAATGCTTTCACGGAAACCCAAGCGGAATTGACAATGCAGTTGCAACTCACGGTGGTGCGGTGATGTACCAACGATTCGGGGGACCTGGCAATGTCGCAGTGAGAACAAACTTGAGGAATTTCACAGGCCTTGATCTACTTTTAACGAATACAAAAATTCCTCGAAGCACGGCTGATTTGGTGGGTGGCGTAGCTGCATTGACATCCAAGTATAACAAGGCCGCAGAAAACATTTTGCTGGCGATGGGCGAAGTGGCTATGGATGCCTACGATGCGATGCTTCAGCCTACTGTCAACACAAATGTATTGAGTGAGCTCTTTAACATCAATCATGGATTGCTTGTTGCCTTGGGTGTCTCTCACCCGGCGTTGGAAACTATCAAGGCAATCGGAGATAGTCATAAAATCGGGGCTACCAAGTTGACGGGAGCTGGCGGCGGAGGATGTGCAATTACTTTACTTTCGCCAGATGTAGAAAGCAGCACCCTAGATCGAGTGAAAAAGGAATACGAAGCCAGAGGGTTTGAAACTTTCCAAGCGCAATTGGGTGGCAAAGGTGTTGGCGTGTTGCAATTTGAAAACAACAGCGAGCCAGAGATGTTTTCAGCAGTGAACTTCATGTCCCAGGAAACTAGAGAGCACATAGAGGAGGCCATTGGCGCCTCAAAAGTTGCCGGATGGAGATTTTGGTAA
- the NUP188 gene encoding Nup188p, whose product MPASKALSHQRGLRPMEQTPSWTFGSALTLLNETPTIHILDALDEFLLHSKEVILSPFPFRCKDPKDLNMLNEFTLRGVLFEDVSKNVSTANKLARILHVDPKEALRVITQTQQRIPEFESANKPSSLLGSRLHDDKDELKTGEKLARYASMLLKERRVVLRIAKNCLGRRYDENSTSTVRNLGKSIILDSSYAENAIESLRQCATDILSGSYKTGVSHAIDTIVYTETLLFMSELLSLLCEIIISSSGISPVTQWFRFMDETNFMISLGSFITNKECFVLLQSLATVVSLQVLDLENSFDTESQSYVNDGKLFKSIDEIISTRNVNSIVNYAWLIILYKKAIVVEEFSEMSVTFVKEFPLDKINASIAFFTEVLESSNVFLDVTKLNQFLQFDELYSIVLSNLLMVALPLMPMNVDTATCIQQVLSSAPPFIVEKFYDNPEVVNAIVLSRAKFPVSIPPYLKLASINGNFAFNEFRELKSYMSVFDKEEFGRICDIDSENTDLMKLSETVDLYPPYEVNNKLSLMLSYNTKAKVIPTKDDKVLVTFLYKYSGWAFLGRVIQNISKTFDITDSQKMLVLKDLLHLLVQTSAQVEKEDFVTALKAMSAYTDDSDILEILFRLLEQGLHNRNTEISAQVIKILTNLLPVYSPRIWPYLAKSSLLPNRGKESFMSIMFGSIEMVNGSYDFTNALIKFIGALTNDCLTNKHGFPDNLQGEVLGAMIEHAIVVFESFINCNFDDGLQRLELGILLVGVFTSILSALNEVNSGNLSQSVPVKELSISADKIIRSFLAPEVASVRSPIPIFKMIKSVADTMNYYDFRDVTGIYSKNWIRSALKFSEILIITRSLVGLKPSQFERKMFTHLQDLIKIYSRGSFRKSVLDLITALTSGIWNDEPMPSMLSHLEQEYSQIFLRSLAADLTNLFDDYTIRVSVYDLLCSILDANQEGLSVLFISGRNVFGGSKSETSLSVSLLAILKKNANEMKYYPPSVTAHLLDAIALAFNSWTIANEDNSDEHFVKEILKPLESADGDLDDSKASIDLISACYSNKVIAKSAEILSLILFTTKSEAIKALITDGLLHKDSFVKNIPKFLCPKLQKGPTLQQITSQFEEHFPNYRLSQFTSSSQRRNRFSVNAIYALDIMESLFFSNGKWAEMKTMLENWSARMQDYYSQVAIAKSVGALITALCRRAPSKKLNSYVKLIPQILSLQRIEESQIVTTATQLKLERVELAFLVAQTCTVVEGFQDDGQIALDIIEKSSIAFHGGSCTDENTPTTQRALLRLAHIALSTLRNEQNLIISRFSILRDFFDQVVSQGSRLIIAQLQNDVYLSRTDKTHKATDLGELLNDLRLVISIFKCFVSFNIPDSLQNELANSLIEQKTVDSYLSLYSFSHLIVVHDEPIFSHLTLMFVQLLLSVGVFAEKFITRNMFMVIRESVISQPLREGGITIQNSPQLHRNWTNGIMPIISATLTGPSNKTEVFNTIKAFRKQIGFCIESWAKDSQTLRVSSAVTWETTQICHFYQILSSIAKAENISSQSPTSVDMYILPGLDTPQRREDFLDYINNLLKHPKFLSSIIIPSTPEETKVLKTAGKAQDEFVKALISEISELKEFFN is encoded by the coding sequence ATGCCGGCTTCCAAAGCTCTTTCCCACCAGCGTGGTCTCAGACCCATGGAGCAGACCCCACTGTGGACGTTTGGCTCCGCATTGACCCTCCTTAACGAAACACCCACGATTCATATACTAGATGCCTTAGATGAGTTCCTCTTGCACTCAAAAGAGGTGATTCTTTCGCCGTTTCCATTCCGATGCAAGGATCCAAAGGACTTGAACATGCTAAATGAGTTCACCCTTCGTGGTGTTTTGTTTGAAGATGTTCTGAAAAATGTGTCTACAGCTAATAAATTAGCACGTATCTTGCACGTCGATCCCAAGGAGGCGTTGCGTGTGATCACTCAAACACAGCAGAGAATTCCCGAGTTTGAAAGTGCTAATAAGCCATCCAGCTTGTTGGGCTCTCGCCTTCATGACGATAAGGATGAGTTGAAGACGGGAGAGAAGTTGGCAAGGTATGCATCTATGCTTctaaaagaaagaagagtaGTGCTTCGAATAGCAAAGAATTGTCTCGGCAGAAGATACGATGAGAACTCTACATCTACTGTACGCAACTTGGGAAAGCTGATTATTCTCGATTCAAGCTATGCCGAAAATGCTATCGAGTCGCTCAGACAATGTGCAACTGATATCCTTCTGGGCTCCTACAAGACGGGTGTATCTCATGCAATAGATACTATTGTGTACACAGAGACTCTACTCTTTATGCTGGAGCTTTTAAGCCTTTTGTGTGAGATAATTATCTCGTCTAGTGGCATCTCTCCGGTGACCCAATGGTTTAGGTTCATGGATGAGACAAACTTCATGATCTCATTGGGCTCATTCATCACAAACAAGGAATGCTTTGTGTTGCTTCAATCTCTAGCGACAGTTGTGTCATTGCAAGTACTCGACTTGGAAAATAGCTTCGATACAGAGAGCCAACTGTATGTGAATGACGGcaagttgttcaagctGATTGACGAGATTATCTCAACTAGAAACGTGAACTCCATCGTTAACTATGCTTGGCTCATCATTCTTTATAAAAAGGCCATTGTCGTGGAGGAGTTTTCGGAGATGCTGGTAACATTCGTAAAGGAGTTCCCTCTTGATAAGATTAACGCCAGCATCGCGTTTTTTACAGAAGTGCTCGAACTGAGTAATGTTTTTCTAGACGTCACCAAGCTCAACCAGTTTCTACAGTTTGATGAGCTTTATTCGATTGTTTTATCCAATCTACTAATGGTCGCGTTGCCACTTATGCCAATGAATGTCGATACTGCGACTTGCATCCAACAAGTATTGAGCTCAGCGCCACCTTTCATAGTTGAAAAATTCTATGACAACCCTGAAGTTGTCAACGCCATTGTTTTGTCCAGGGCTAAATTTCCCGTCAGCATTCCTCCATACCTAAAATTGGCCTCAATCAATGGCAACTTTGCATTCAATGAGTTCAGGGAACTCAAATCATACATGTCAGTGTTCGATAAAGAAGAGTTTGGTCGAATTTGTGACATTGACTCAGAAAATACTGACCTCATGAAGCTCTCTGAGACAGTTGACCTTTATCCACCATACGAAGTGAATAACAAATTATCTCTTATGCTCAGCTATAATACCAAAGCTAAGGTCATACCTACTAAGGATGATAAGGTTCTTGTGACATTTTTGTATAAGTACAGTGGTTGGGCATTTCTTGGAAGAGTGATTCAAAACATCTCAAAGACATTCGACATCACAGATCTGCAGAAGATGCTCGTGCTCAAAGACTTGTTGCACTTGCTTGTTCAGACAAGCGCTCaagttgagaaggaggattTCGTTACTGCTCTTAAGGCAATGTCTGCATACACAGATGACTCTGACATACTTGAGATCCTCTTTAGGTTACTTGAACAGGGTTTGCACAACCGCAATACGGAGATTCTGGCCCAAGTCATAAAAATACTCACCAACTTGTTGCCAGTATACTCTCCCAGAATCTGGCCCTACCTTGCTAAATCTTCATTACTTCCTAACAGAGGAAAGGAGCTGTTCATGTCTATAATGTTTGGATCTATTGAAATGGTCAACGGCTCATATGACTTTACAAATGCCTTGATTAAGTTTATCGGGGCGCTTACCAATGACTGTTTAACGAACAAACATGGATTCCCCGACAACCTTCAGGGAGAAGTACTTGGTGCTATGATTGAACATGCAATCGTGGTCTTCGAAAGCTTTATAAACTGCAATTTCGATGATGGTTTGCAAAGACTCGAGTTGGGCATTTTACTAGTCGGTGTATTTACTAGCATTCTCTCAGCACTCAATGAAGTGAATTCTGGCAACTTAAGCCAATCTGTGCCGGTGAAAGAACTTAGCATTTCTGCTGACAAAATTATCAGATCCTTTTTAGCACCAGAAGTTGCATCGGTACGTTCCCCCATACCTATTTTCAAGATGATAAAGTCAGTCGCAGACACTATGAACTATTACGATTTCCGTGATGTAACCGGAATATACTCGAAAAACTGGATTAGAAGCGCCCTAAAGTTTTCTGAAATTTTGATTATTACAAGAAGTCTCGTCGGCTTGAAACCTTCCCAAtttgagagaaaaatgTTTAcacatcttcaagatttaATCAAGATCTATTCGAGAGGGTCGTTTAGAAAGTCTGTATTGGACTTGATTACTGCCTTGACTAGTGGAATCTGGAACGATGAGCCAATGCCATCAATGTTGTCGCATTTGGAGCAAGAATACTCGCAAATATTTTTGCGTTCCTTGGCTGCTGATCTCACTAACCTATTTGATGACTACACCATAAGAGTTTCTGTGTATGACCTTTTATGCTCCATTTTGGATGCTAACCAGGAGGGTCTTTCAGTCTTATTTATAAGCGGCAGAAATGTTTTTGGAGGCTCTAAGAGTGAAACATCTTTATCTGTTTCGCTTCTCGCCATCCTTAAAAAGAATGCAAACGAGATGAAATACTATCCTCCATCTGTCACAGCTCACTTGCTAGATGCGATAGCTTTGGCATTCAATTCTTGGACAATTGCAAATGAGGATAATAGTGATGAGcactttgtcaaagaaaTTCTCAAACCCCTTGAGAGTGCGGATGGTGACCTAGATGATTCGAAAGCTTCTATCGACCTCATTTCAGCTTGTTACAGCAATAAGGTCATCGCGAAGAGTGCCGAAATATTGTCTCTCATCTTGTTTACAACAAAGAGCGAGGCGATTAAGGCGTTGATCACAGACGGTCTCCTTCACAAGGACTCGTTTGTGAAGAATATTCCCAAGTTTTTGTGTCCAAAACTTCAGAAAGGGCCCACGTTGCAACAAATAACCCTGcaatttgaagagcatTTTCCCAATTATCGACTTTCTCAAttcacctcttcttctcaacgaAGAAACAGATTTAGTGTGAACGCCATCTATGCTCTTGATATAATGGAgagtctttttttctcgaaTGGCAAATGGGCGGAGATGAAAACAATGTTGGAGAATTGGAGTGCTCGAATGCAAGACTACTACTCACAAGTTGCCATTGCCAAGTCTGTCGGGGCTTTGATTACGGCATTGTGTCGTAGAGCACCCTCCAAGAAGCTAAACCTGTACGTCAAGCTTATTCCTCAAATACTCTCTTTGCAACGTATTGAGGAGCTGCAAATTGTTACTACGGCCACGCAGCTCAAATTAGAAAGGGTTGAATTGGCTTTTCTTGTCGCCCAGACGTGCACCGTTGTCGAGGGTTTTCAAGATGATGGCCAAATTGCGCTTGATATTATCGAGAAGTCATCAATAGCTTTTCATGGCGGATCATGCACGGATGAAAATACACCAACTACACAACGTGCTTTACTTAGGTTGGCGCATATTGCCCTCTCTACTCTCAGAAACGAGCAGAATTTGATAATCTCGAGATTCAGTATTCTTCGGGACTTCTTTGACCAAGTCGTTTCTCAAGGTTCGAGATTAATCATCGCCCAATTACAAAATGATGTGTACCTCTCGAGGACTGACAAGACCCACAAGGCGACGGATCTTGGCGAGCTTCTTAATGACTTGCGTTTGGTGATTTCAATTTTTAAGTGTTTCGTGTCATTTAACATACCCGACTCACTTCAGAATGAATTGGCGAACTCGCTTATCGAACAAAAGACAGTCGACAGTTACCTCAGCTTATACTCATTCTCACACTTGATAGTTGTTCACGATGAGCCAATTTTCTCACACTTGACTCTTATGTTTGTCCAGCTTCTTCTATCTGTTGGTGTATTTGCGGAGAAGTTCATTACCAGAAACATGTTCATGGTGATAAGAGAAAGTGTTATTTCGCAGCCTCTTCGTGAGGGAGGGATCACGATTCAGAACTCTCCTCAACTACATCGCAACTGGACTAATGGAATAATGCCAATCATTTCGGCTACATTGACGGGTCCATCTAACAAGACTGAAGTTTTCAATACAATTAAAGCTTTCAGGAAGCAGATTGGGTTTTGTATAGAAAGCTGGGCAAAAGATTCACAGACGCTTCGTGTCTCCTCTGCCGTTACTTGGGAGACAACGCAGATTTGCCATTTCTACCAAATCCTCAGTCTGATTGCTAAAGCAGAAAACATCTCAAGTCAATCCCCTACATCGGTCGACATGTATATTCTTCCAGGTTTGGACACACCACAGAGGAGAGAGGACTTCTTGGACTACATcaacaatcttctcaaacatCCGAAGTTCTTGTCGTCGATCATTATTCCAAGCACTCCAGAGGAGACCAAAGTCTTGAAAACTGCTGGCAAAGCGCAAGATGAATTTGTTAAAGCACTCATACTGGAGATAtctgagctcaaggaaTTTTTCAACTGA
- the MSU1 gene encoding exoribonuclease II encodes MLRSAHVVLRRYRSTSGGLKHKRSPKALSKEAIAVTKEVIEENSTKKYYDPSNVTLDFSLSNLQLVAKIVDASNDRVAKRLEEPAKEWSKKHPIDMKDTSRRFRKMIFGGRISLKKNLSPLDVGDLVLLDRQSTLLHLVVDKPHDLKTSTYTLVNHEGEIMYAHRDQIKLRLPEVVSRTRLRPLQIVQLEKKHRGLAPIGMPDSKFSRSPEALPEGLEVGSTKSDSQTSDLERSTTGDDFIMAQAASQLLTDTDVKTYVVPTPARSLISQPLIDTSIASFRKMNSFTRCLDYIHKILQYDENNNITASSRTIPIFELFEYVSKFEHRFKHLEHSDGQDEFRILNSQLGYSGIDGATLLGKKFPDSSKNDFADVDHSLSSYLGFVVSLSQNPRKWKINFHHNSKVPLSVDVLPISKSIEVADTLEFLKDDGINAFTQFYVAYCHNKRNLSKPPQYNELVNLLRDFVAGNIVEDRMLESVVSNLVRSIDDVLEKEGLKTKEVLPYSFEYSKSRALEILSTLNNDLWCNPSQWSVSLNLPTTDTSAEADMAKKYYDFVDEEFTSKEDFDKALSGNFIQDEERDIHLQEFNDEIISTNKTSSFESWITSDFHKSDPLQSIRADFPAVPIYCIDSADAHEIDDGISIEDKGRYFRFTVHVADPTSYIKQNSILSQVALKKGATVYLPEGATLMLPQLISKVCGMDAAGENRSFAIQFKVEKSAFKRYEESHSELDGKCIMDEIVSSARVKFFNFKDNAVCITYEQVNQILDDETNMRRFSKDESEVGSREWDLFNLSRIASILKEIRGEHLGALDFPNESCKTRVDYVPRKEVCEPFFQKTEEGFKIAIVNGDADKIPVVSIQKDLNQSDSSKSQELVSNFMITANHAASAYARKREIPIILRTQELRLSNAVSREINEIMKRQRDKDGAAMTVQEKADLRKFMTAANYEANYRGHESLGLPSYSHFTSPLRRYADMVNHWMCADYLVNKGEMKMKKDNLFNLANHLQICSFVNKQAERSSIKFWQGSFLRFYFESLKKGKISDPIEFEFLLLSDAKRGDVRCKLAYFDSVKATIVANDLVKRRFNTGEYEVGQVIKPSFTVRKIDMIENEFAVELECT; translated from the coding sequence ATGCTACGATCAGCCCACGTTGTACTTCGACGCTACAGAAGCACAAGTGGTGGACTTAAGCATAAGAGGAGCCCGAAGGCGCTCTCAAAGGAGGCTATAGCGGTCACAAAGGAGGTGATCGAGGAGaactccacaaaaaaatactATGATCCATCAAATGTAACGCTCGATTTCTCCCTATCGAATTTGCAGCTTGTGGCAAAGATCGTTGATGCAAGCAACGATAGGGTAGCTAAGCGGCTCGAGGAGCCTGCTAAAGAGTGGTCCAAAAAGCATCCTATAGACATGAAGGATACTCTGAGAAGGTTTCGAAAGATGATTTTTGGCGGCAGGATTTCCCTCAAAAAGAACCTATCTCCCCTCGATGTGGGAGACTTGGTTCTTTTAGATCGCCAGAGTACGCTTCTACACTTGGTTGTGGACAAACCTCACGACTTGAAGACTTCCACCTATACGTTGGTTAACCACGAGGGAGAAATCATGTATGCCCACAGAGACCAGATAAAGCTACGGTTGCCAGAGGTGGTATCACGTACGCGTCTTCGGCCCCTTCAGATAGTGcagcttgaaaaaaagCACCGTGGGCTCGCTCCAATCGGCATGCCAGACTCTAAATTTTCCAGGTCGCCAGAAGCGTTGCCTGAAGGGTTAGAGGTGGGCTCTACTAAAAGTGATTCTCAGACCTCTGATTTAGAAAGACTGACCACAGGGGACGACTTTATCATGGCCCAGGCGGCCTCACAATTACTCACAGACACTGACGTGAAGACGTACGTTGTTCCCACGCCGGCGAGACTGCttatttcgcagccacttATAGAcacttcaattgcaagttTTCGAAAGATGAACTCATTCACGAGATGCCTCGATTATATCCACAAGATCTTGCAGTATGACGAGAACAACAATATCACAGCTTCATCACGCACGATTCCGatctttgagctttttgagtACGTATCGAAGTTTGAGCATAGGTTTAAGCATCTTGAGCATTCTGACGGCCAAGACGAGTTCCGCATATTGAACAGTCAACTAGGTTACTCTGGTATTGACGGGGCCACCTTGCTCGGAAAAAAGTTTCCTGATCTGTCCAAGAACGACTTCGCAGATGTTGACCATTCGCTTAGCTCCTACCTTGGCTTTGTCGTGTCATTGTCGCAGAACCCTAGGAAGTGGAAGATTAACTTTCACCATAACTCGAAAGTGCCATTAAGTGTCGATGTATTGCCGATCTCTAAGTCTATCGAGGTTGCCGATACTCTtgaattcttgaaggatGATGGCATCAACGCCTTTACCCAGTTCTACGTTGCCTATTGTCACAATAAGAGGAATCTTAGTAAGCCTCCTCAGTACAATGAGTTGGTAAATTTGCTCAGGGACTTTGTTGCCGGGAATATTGTCGAAGATCGTATGCTAGAGAGCGTTGTCAGCAATCTAGTGAGAAGTATCGATGATGTACTTGAAAAGGAAGGGctcaaaacaaaagaagtgTTGCCATATTCCTTTGAGTATTCCAAAAGCAGGGCGTTGGAGATTCTCTCTACGTTGAACAACGATCTCTGGTGCAATCCAAGCCAATGGTCTGTTTCGCTTAATCTACCAACAACTGATACCTCTGCAGAAGCTGACATGGCTAAGAAATACTACGACTTTGTTGACGAGGAATTCACTTCCAAAGAGGATTTTGACAAGGCTTTAAGCGGCAATTTCATCCAAGATGAGGAACGCGATATCCATTTACAAGAGTTTAATGATGAAATTATCTCAACAAACAAGACTTCCAGCTTTGAGAGCTGGATAACATCCGATTTTCACAAATCTGACCCACTTCAAAGCATCAGGGCCGACTTCCCAGCAGTACCCATCTATTGCATTGACTCGGCAGATGCGCATGAAATTGACGACGGTATTTCTATCGAAGATAAAGGCCGATACTTCCGATTTACCGTTCATGTTGCTGATCCCACTTCTTACATCAAGCAGAATTCCATTCTTAGCCAGGTAGCTCTCAAGAAGGGTGCAACTGTTTACCTTCCTGAGGGTGCTACATTGATGTTGCCACAGCTCATCTCGAAAGTTTGTGGAATGGATGCTGCGGGAGAGAACAGGAGTTTTGCGATTCAATTCAAAGTGGAAAAATCTGCCTTCAAGCGTTACGAGGAATCGCATAGCGAGCTAGACGGGAAGTGCATCATGGATGAGATTGTAAGCTCTGCCAGAGTaaaatttttcaacttcaaagacAATGCCGTCTGCATCACCTACGAGCAAGTAAATCAAATTTTGGACGATGAAACAAACATGAGAAGGTTTTCAAAGGATGAATCTGAGGTCGGATCGAGAGAATGGGACCTCTTCAACCTTTCTCGAATTGCATCTATACTAAAAGAGATCAGAGGGGAGCATCTAGGAGCTTTAGACTTTCCCAACGAGTCATGCAAGACTAGGGTTGACTACGTTCCGAGAAAGGAAGTATGTGAGCCCTTCTTTCAGAAAACAGAAGAGGGTTTCAAAATTGCCATTGTCAATGGCGATGCTGATAAAATACCTGTTGTTTCCATTCAAAAAGACTTGAATCAATCTGACTCGTCTAAATCGCAAGAGCTAGTTTCTAATTTTATGATCACAGCCAATCACGCTGCTTCAGCGTACGCTCGCAAAAGAGAGATACCCATCATTTTGAGAACTCAAGAATTGAGGTTGAGCAACGCCGTGTCGAGGGAAATCAACGAGATTATGAAGAGGCAAAGAGACAAAGACGGAGCGGCAATGACCGTGCAAGAGAAGGCTGATTTAAGGAAATTCATGACAGCAGCCAATTACGAGGCCAATTATCGTGGTCACGAGTCCTTGGGACTCCCCAGCTATTCCCACTTCACATCTCCATTGAGAAGGTACGCCGACATGGTTAATCACTGGATGTGCGCTGATTACCTTGTTAACAAGGGAgagatgaaaatgaagaaggataacttattcaacttggccaatcACTTGCAGATATGTCTGTTTGTCAATAAACAGGCAGAGAGGTCTTCAATAAAGTTTTGGCAAGGTAGTTTTCTCAGGTTTTACTTCGAAAGTTTAAAAAAGGGCAAGATCAGCGATCCTATAGAGTTTGAGTTTTTGCTTCTAAGCGATGCCAAGAGGGGAGATGTTAGATGCAAGCTAGCATACTTCGACCTGGTGAAGGCCACCATAGTGGCCAATGATCTCGTTAAGAGGCGCTTCAATACCGGTGAGTACGAGGTTGGGCAGGTGATCAAGCCAAGCTTCACAGTGAGGAAGATAGACATGATAGAGAACGAGTTTGCAGTTGAGCTCGAATGTACATAG
- a CDS encoding inorganic diphosphatase, whose protein sequence is MSSNQPSRAVHRLHLTQNHLRAQSSLANIDNVSVGAKYTQEYRNYAVDRQTNKVISYFHDIPLRLNTQQKTATMVVEVPRWSNGKFEIDPKQPGNPIVQDFKKGKVRFVRNLFPYHGYIHNYGALPQTWEDPTQKSNVEGLYGDGDPLDVCEIGSSVFPIGSVVTVKLLGSLALVDDGELDWKVIAINVDDELAPELNDIGDVEKKCPGLLAATRQWFKDYKKPDGKPENVFAFNGEYRDAAQTWETVEECHVAWEKLVTGKTEKGKFAIENVTLQGTPLKQDKFEFSDSVLSAAAEPDAPIPDEVHKSFHY, encoded by the coding sequence atGAGCAGCAACCAGCCGTCTCGAGCAGTGCATAGGCTTCACCTCACGCAAAATCACCTCAGAGCTCAATCTTCATTGGCCAACATCGACAATGTCAGTGTGGGTGCTAAATACACCCAGGAATATAGAAACTACGCTGTCGATAGGCAAACCAACAAGGTTATATCGTATTTTCATGACATCCCGTTACGATTGAATACGCAACAAAAGACAGCTACCATGGTTGTGGAAGTTCCACGATGGTCGAACGGTAAGTTTGAGATTGACCCCAAGCAGCCAGGTAACCCGATAGTGcaagacttcaagaagggAAAAGTGAGGTTTGTGCGGAACTTGTTTCCTTACCACGGGTACATTCACAATTACGGGGCGCTTCCGCAAACGTGGGAGGACCCAACGCAAAAGAGTAACGTGGAAGGGTTGTATGGAGATGGAGATCCGTTGGATGTGTGTGAGATTGGGTCAAGTGTGTTTCCCATAGGTTCTGTGGTGACAGTCAAGCTTCTAGGCTCCTTGGCTTTGGTGGATGATGGAGAATTAGACTGGAAAGTCATTGCAATCAATGTGGACGACGAGTTGGCGCCTGAGCTCAATGATATAGGCGATGTCGAAAAGAAGTGCCCTGGCCTTCTTGCTGCGACAAGACAGTGGTTCAAGGATTACAAGAAGCCAGATGGTAAGCCAGAAAATGTGTTTGCTTTCAATGGCGAATATAGAGACGCAGCTCAGACATGGGAGACCGTAGAGGAGTGCCATGTGGCGTGGGAGAAGCTTGTGACGGGCAAAACAGAGAAAGGCAAATTTGCTATTGAGAATGTCACGTTACAAGGCACCCCGTTGAAACAGGATAAGTTTGAATTCAGTGACTCTGTGCTCCTGGCAGCTGCAGAACCAGACGCTCCTATTCCTGATGAAGTGCACAAGAGCTTCCACTATTAG